The sequence TCTGCCGAAGGCAAGTGTCGGGATCGAAGCCGAGGCCATGGAGTGAAACGGAGTCGCCAAACTCTTTTTGCTATTCCTAGGAGCATTGCTATTTCCCTAAGCTATAATACATGCTTGTATTGACCTACTTATACCGGATTTACCCAGATCTGGAACCGGAACTCCAGATGCTTAATTGGCTGGAGACTTGCCGCCAGGTCTATAACCACGCGCTCGGGGAACGCAAAGACTGGATCGACAGTCGAAAGTGCCCGGTCAATGCTTGCAGTCTCCAGAAGGAATACATCATCCCAGCCG is a genomic window of Geitlerinema sp. PCC 9228 containing:
- a CDS encoding helix-turn-helix domain-containing protein, which gives rise to MLVLTYLYRIYPDLEPELQMLNWLETCRQVYNHALGERKDWIDSRKCPVNACSLQKEYIIPA